One part of the Candidatus Omnitrophota bacterium genome encodes these proteins:
- a CDS encoding DUF3568 family protein, protein MFKNFVVLIIAVFMLMNICGCVAVVAGAAGGAGTSTWLSGKLSQEVNASYDRAIDGCKRALESMKLRITKETRKDEITQIKSNYTDGKTIWIDVRRISDRASRVEVRVGMISDKAATEKVLNQILKYL, encoded by the coding sequence ATGTTTAAAAATTTTGTAGTGTTGATTATCGCAGTCTTTATGCTAATGAATATTTGCGGTTGTGTGGCTGTGGTTGCCGGTGCTGCTGGTGGAGCAGGAACTTCTACTTGGTTATCAGGGAAGTTGTCTCAAGAGGTCAACGCTTCGTATGACAGGGCGATAGATGGTTGCAAACGCGCACTTGAATCAATGAAGCTAAGGATCACGAAAGAAACCAGAAAAGATGAGATTACTCAGATTAAAAGTAATTATACTGACGGAAAAACAATCTGGATTGATGTCCGTCGTATTTCAGATAGGGCTTCAAGGGTAGAAGTAAGGGTAGGCATGATTTCCGATAAGGCCGCGACAGAAAAAGTGTTAAATCAGATTTTAAAATACTTATAA
- the truD gene encoding tRNA pseudouridine(13) synthase TruD translates to MKVKIKVKPEDFVVEEIANLPFVKKGDYAVYLLEKKGRNTVELLKEIAQRSKIQFKYFSYGGRKDKYGLTSQYITIKNPKIIELKEKDYSLKFIGLMGKPMAPALIKENKFKITIRDLNIEDVKKALIIMEEVNSLGFPNYFDDQRFGSFDSRQGFFAEKILKNQFNGALKIFLTSTNANERKEDRDRKQYFFDNWRDWKACKLKAKTDFEKNSFDLLSAKPNNFLEVLKLIPHEALATYFSSYQSFLWNEVLRNIILTFSKYKTFHYPGVCGEYVFYESLDEDSYRYLNGLNLPVPGNKPSLPDCIAQEAYDKVLEQNGIKNPMFNKIKLRRAFFKSFLRKAIVKPQGLEYNVVDDELYSRKKKLVLSFMLLRGSFATMFIKRIFSNK, encoded by the coding sequence ATGAAAGTAAAAATTAAAGTTAAACCGGAAGATTTTGTGGTTGAAGAGATAGCTAATTTGCCTTTTGTTAAAAAAGGCGATTATGCGGTTTATTTACTGGAGAAAAAAGGAAGAAATACTGTTGAGCTCTTAAAAGAAATTGCGCAAAGGTCAAAAATCCAGTTTAAGTATTTTTCATACGGAGGAAGAAAAGATAAATATGGCTTAACTAGTCAATACATAACCATAAAAAATCCAAAGATAATTGAATTAAAAGAAAAAGATTATTCTCTTAAATTTATCGGCCTAATGGGTAAGCCAATGGCCCCTGCATTAATAAAGGAAAATAAATTCAAAATAACAATAAGAGATTTGAATATAGAGGATGTTAAGAAGGCATTAATTATAATGGAAGAAGTGAATTCATTGGGGTTTCCCAATTATTTTGATGACCAGCGGTTTGGCAGTTTTGATTCCCGGCAAGGTTTTTTTGCGGAGAAAATATTAAAGAACCAATTTAACGGCGCATTAAAAATATTTCTTACATCTACTAATGCCAATGAAAGAAAAGAAGACAGGGATAGAAAACAATATTTCTTTGATAACTGGAGAGATTGGAAAGCATGTAAGCTAAAAGCAAAAACTGATTTTGAAAAGAATTCATTTGATCTGTTAAGCGCAAAGCCAAATAATTTTTTGGAAGTATTAAAATTAATTCCTCATGAAGCCCTGGCAACTTATTTTTCTTCATACCAGTCATTTCTTTGGAATGAGGTATTAAGAAATATTATTTTAACTTTTTCTAAGTATAAAACTTTTCATTATCCGGGAGTTTGCGGGGAATATGTTTTTTATGAGAGCTTAGATGAGGATAGCTATCGTTATTTGAATGGCTTAAATTTGCCTGTTCCGGGAAACAAGCCCTCATTGCCCGATTGTATCGCTCAGGAAGCTTACGATAAAGTTTTAGAGCAGAACGGAATTAAGAACCCCATGTTTAATAAAATTAAATTAAGGCGGGCGTTCTTCAAATCTTTCTTGCGTAAAGCAATTGTTAAGCCGCAAGGCTTGGAGTATAATGTAGTTGATGACGAGCTTTATTCAAGGAAAAAGAAATTAGTATTAAGTTTTATGCTTTTGCGCGGTAGCTTTGCTACTATGTTTATCAAAAGAATATTTTCAAATAAATAA
- the crtI gene encoding phytoene desaturase family protein — MDKKIAIIGAGVGGLATAARLAKDGWEVEVFEKLPNCGGRNNIIEDRGFKIDMGPSFVMMPDFFEEVFTYCGKNISDYLNLKALDTNYRIYYPDGEILNVYKDNELTKGELERIEKGSVEAYGKFIKEAEKIYKAVRPLLFKCFTAKSLVNPAYWPLIGKIHAFESYWHLAQKYFKSEKLCYAFTFEAMFMGVSPFNAPAFYSIISYTDHVQKIFHSMGGMYRIPLALERLAKEFGAKFNYNYEIKEIKKNGSKFILRSSNKEVQADKVVVNADYAYTQSDLLSRRLPKFKYSCSVYLMYLGLKQKVNGLAHHNLFFSKDLKRNLNQIFNQKAMPDDPSFYIHVPTVTDASLAPEGKDLFYILVPVPNLENAQEDIKDYEDKLRKIIFDKINKTLGINLEDLVEFEHKFYPEDFIGRYNIKFGATFGLAHNLMQSAFFRPANFDSKIKDLYFVGASTQPGGGLPVVIAGSRIVADLINNKNI; from the coding sequence ATGGATAAAAAAATTGCGATTATTGGAGCAGGGGTTGGCGGTCTGGCAACAGCAGCCCGGCTTGCCAAAGATGGCTGGGAGGTTGAAGTTTTTGAAAAACTTCCTAATTGCGGCGGGCGCAATAATATAATTGAGGACCGCGGTTTTAAAATTGATATGGGCCCGTCATTTGTGATGATGCCGGATTTTTTTGAAGAAGTTTTTACTTACTGCGGAAAGAATATTTCAGATTACCTTAATTTAAAAGCCTTAGATACTAATTATAGGATTTATTATCCGGATGGCGAAATACTGAATGTTTACAAAGACAATGAATTAACCAAGGGTGAGCTTGAAAGAATAGAGAAGGGGAGTGTGGAGGCTTATGGAAAATTTATCAAAGAAGCTGAGAAAATCTATAAGGCTGTCAGGCCGCTTCTTTTTAAATGTTTTACTGCCAAGTCATTAGTCAATCCTGCTTATTGGCCTTTAATCGGGAAGATTCATGCTTTTGAGTCATATTGGCACTTAGCTCAAAAATATTTCAAGTCGGAGAAATTATGTTACGCATTTACTTTTGAAGCAATGTTTATGGGTGTTTCGCCTTTTAATGCCCCGGCATTTTACAGCATAATTAGCTATACTGACCATGTGCAGAAAATTTTCCATTCTATGGGAGGAATGTACAGAATACCTTTAGCATTGGAAAGATTGGCAAAAGAATTCGGCGCAAAATTTAATTACAATTATGAAATTAAAGAAATCAAAAAGAATGGCAGCAAGTTTATCCTAAGAAGCAGTAATAAAGAGGTTCAAGCTGACAAAGTCGTAGTAAATGCCGATTATGCCTATACGCAAAGTGATTTGCTATCAAGGAGGCTGCCTAAATTTAAATATTCCTGTTCCGTCTATCTTATGTATTTGGGGTTAAAACAAAAAGTCAATGGTTTAGCTCACCATAATTTATTCTTTTCCAAAGACCTTAAGAGGAATTTGAATCAGATATTTAATCAAAAAGCAATGCCTGACGACCCATCGTTTTACATACACGTTCCTACGGTAACCGATGCTTCCTTGGCGCCTGAAGGCAAAGATTTGTTTTATATCCTCGTGCCAGTCCCTAATCTTGAAAATGCACAGGAGGATATAAAAGATTATGAGGATAAGTTAAGAAAGATTATTTTTGATAAAATAAATAAAACTCTCGGGATTAATCTTGAAGATTTGGTTGAGTTTGAGCATAAATTTTATCCAGAGGATTTCATCGGGCGCTATAATATTAAATTTGGAGCAACTTTCGGCTTAGCACATAATCTTATGCAAAGCGCATTCTTTAGGCCGGCGAATTTTGATTCCAAGATAAAGGATTTATATTTCGTGGGAGCGAGTACTCAACCGGGAGGAGGGCTTCCGGTAGTAATTGCAGGTTCAAGGATTGTCGCGGATTTAATTAACAACAAGAATATTTAG
- a CDS encoding flippase: MRFLIKLIKKTYKMASPKERKTVMKNVASLSVLQSITYILPVIILPYLFRVIGPEKFGLIAFAQAFVQYFMILTDYGFGISATKEISICRNEHSKVCQVFSSVMIVKIGLAFISLGILGAVVYFIPKFRNDWMVYVLSFGAVVGNTLFPIWFFQGTEKMKHIADLNILGGFLYAIFIFVFVKTPGDYIMVPLINSAIFLMTGLMGQYIVFRRFGVAFKFQGYENLKKQLKAGWDIFISIVAINAYTTTRIFTVGLLTNNTITGFYSIAERVANLCQTFPLSSFSQAIFPRLSKIYHKNKIKAFEIMQRVQKITIIISIICLPIIFALSNLIVRVVCGGYYHETILSLRLLLISVFFVSANAFRVQFLLVCGKTHIYSRIHVVMAMVGLPLIFLLIYAFSYKGAALATVLIEAGIFTITYLTVRKLKL, translated from the coding sequence ATGCGCTTCTTAATTAAGTTAATAAAGAAAACTTACAAAATGGCCTCACCGAAAGAGCGCAAGACAGTTATGAAAAATGTCGCTTCTCTTTCGGTTTTACAGTCTATCACCTACATCCTTCCTGTAATAATCCTACCTTATCTTTTTAGGGTAATCGGCCCGGAAAAATTCGGTTTGATCGCGTTCGCTCAGGCATTTGTACAATACTTCATGATTTTGACTGACTATGGATTCGGGATCTCAGCTACAAAAGAAATCTCTATATGCCGCAACGAACATTCTAAAGTCTGCCAAGTGTTCTCTTCAGTAATGATAGTAAAAATCGGGCTTGCTTTTATAAGCTTAGGGATACTCGGAGCAGTTGTTTATTTCATACCAAAATTTAGAAATGATTGGATGGTTTATGTTTTAAGCTTTGGCGCTGTTGTAGGAAACACGTTATTCCCCATCTGGTTTTTCCAAGGCACTGAAAAAATGAAACATATTGCAGATTTGAATATCTTAGGAGGATTCCTCTACGCGATTTTTATCTTCGTTTTTGTAAAAACCCCGGGCGATTATATAATGGTCCCTCTTATTAATTCCGCCATATTCCTGATGACCGGGCTTATGGGGCAATATATAGTTTTTAGAAGATTTGGAGTCGCTTTTAAATTCCAAGGTTACGAAAACTTAAAGAAACAGCTTAAAGCCGGCTGGGATATTTTTATTTCCATCGTAGCAATTAATGCTTATACAACTACGCGTATTTTTACAGTTGGGCTTCTCACAAATAATACTATCACAGGATTTTATTCTATCGCCGAAAGAGTAGCTAATCTTTGTCAAACCTTTCCGCTGTCATCTTTCTCTCAGGCTATATTTCCAAGATTAAGCAAGATATACCACAAAAACAAAATCAAAGCATTTGAAATTATGCAAAGAGTGCAAAAAATCACGATCATTATTTCAATAATCTGCCTTCCTATTATTTTTGCTTTATCTAACCTGATTGTAAGGGTTGTCTGTGGCGGGTATTACCATGAAACAATTTTGTCCTTAAGGCTGCTGCTTATCTCGGTATTTTTTGTAAGTGCAAATGCTTTCCGTGTGCAGTTTTTATTAGTTTGCGGAAAAACTCATATATATTCCAGAATCCACGTGGTTATGGCGATGGTGGGCTTACCTCTTATATTTCTTTTGATTTATGCTTTTTCTTACAAGGGAGCGGCCCTTGCAACAGTGCTTATTGAAGCGGGGATTTTCACTATTACCTATCTAACGGTAAGAAAACTTAAACTTTAA
- a CDS encoding carbon starvation protein A — MHALTLIITSLLIFALAYRFYAKFIITKVLVANIHRPTPAHTFRDGKDYHPTNKYILFGHHFAAISGAGPLVGPVLAAQFGYLPGFLWILIGAVLGGAVHDTVILFASVRMKGYSLTRLARKHIGPGAGFITGIAILFIIITALAGLALVVVNALNESSWATFTIAVTIPAALLTGLYMYKIRPGKIIEASLIGVSIVVLGVVIGEPLSKTSFGSYFLLSKQSLSIILPAYGLIASILPVWLLLCPRDYLSSYMKIGTILFLTLGIFIVNPHIRMPAFTPFIHGNGPIIPGKVWPFVCITIACGAISGFHSLVSSGTTPKMINSEADIRLIGFGSMLTEAVVSIMALIAATVMLPGDYFSINLPADVFQKLGLNISQLPQIEQMTKETLSARPGGAVSLAAGMSLILSSIPGMKNLMGYWYHFAIMFEALFILTTVDTGTRVARYILQEMIKTFNPRAKLAKGTWIPGVIICGVVISFLWGYLVYNGDISTIWPMFGVANQLLATLALAIGTVYILKHSKKWYYGFITFVPSVFMFVTTFVASLYNIFNNYLPKQTFQGNLNASLSIIMLILVVIIFYHSLRKSYQLLKVSL; from the coding sequence ATGCATGCCTTAACATTAATAATTACCAGTTTACTTATTTTTGCCCTAGCATATAGATTTTATGCGAAATTTATCATTACAAAAGTGCTTGTGGCAAATATCCACCGCCCCACCCCAGCTCATACTTTCCGAGACGGAAAAGATTACCATCCTACTAATAAATACATATTATTTGGCCATCATTTCGCGGCTATTTCCGGGGCTGGCCCGCTTGTTGGCCCAGTTCTGGCAGCGCAATTTGGGTATCTTCCCGGATTCCTTTGGATTTTAATTGGAGCTGTTTTGGGGGGAGCCGTCCATGACACCGTAATCCTTTTTGCAAGCGTAAGGATGAAAGGCTACTCGCTTACCCGCTTGGCAAGAAAACATATCGGCCCGGGTGCCGGATTTATTACGGGCATTGCAATTCTTTTTATTATTATTACAGCTCTTGCAGGACTTGCATTAGTCGTAGTTAATGCGCTTAATGAAAGCTCATGGGCAACATTTACAATCGCAGTTACTATTCCCGCAGCACTACTAACCGGGTTATATATGTATAAAATCCGCCCGGGGAAAATTATTGAGGCCTCGCTAATCGGAGTATCAATTGTAGTTTTAGGCGTAGTTATCGGAGAACCACTCTCAAAAACAAGTTTTGGATCATATTTCCTTCTCTCAAAACAATCTCTTTCCATAATTCTTCCTGCGTATGGGCTGATTGCTTCAATTTTACCGGTCTGGCTACTCCTTTGCCCGCGCGACTATTTAAGCTCTTACATGAAAATAGGAACAATTCTTTTCCTTACTCTTGGAATATTTATTGTTAACCCGCATATTCGCATGCCCGCGTTTACCCCATTTATCCATGGGAATGGCCCGATAATCCCGGGAAAAGTCTGGCCTTTTGTCTGCATTACTATTGCCTGCGGAGCAATCAGCGGATTCCATAGCCTGGTAAGTTCCGGCACAACTCCAAAAATGATTAACAGCGAAGCTGATATCCGCTTAATCGGATTTGGCTCAATGTTAACAGAAGCAGTGGTTTCAATTATGGCGCTCATTGCCGCAACCGTCATGCTTCCGGGAGATTATTTCTCAATAAATTTACCGGCGGATGTTTTCCAAAAATTAGGATTAAACATTTCGCAATTGCCACAAATAGAACAAATGACAAAAGAAACCCTCTCTGCCCGGCCGGGTGGCGCGGTTTCGCTTGCCGCAGGAATGTCCCTCATACTTTCCTCTATACCCGGGATGAAAAACCTAATGGGATACTGGTATCATTTTGCAATAATGTTCGAGGCATTATTTATTTTAACAACAGTAGACACGGGAACACGGGTTGCAAGATATATCCTTCAGGAAATGATTAAAACATTTAACCCGAGGGCAAAATTAGCAAAAGGAACGTGGATTCCCGGAGTAATTATATGCGGTGTGGTTATAAGTTTTCTTTGGGGGTATCTAGTTTATAACGGAGATATATCTACTATCTGGCCGATGTTTGGTGTGGCAAACCAACTCTTGGCAACATTAGCCTTGGCAATCGGGACGGTTTATATACTGAAGCACTCAAAGAAATGGTATTATGGATTTATTACTTTTGTTCCTTCGGTATTTATGTTTGTAACTACTTTTGTCGCAAGCTTATATAATATATTCAACAATTACCTGCCTAAACAAACATTCCAGGGAAATCTAAACGCCAGCCTCTCTATTATTATGCTTATTCTAGTAGTTATCATCTTCTACCACTCTTTAAGAAAATCCTATCAACTTTTAAAAGTTTCACTCTAA
- a CDS encoding phytoene/squalene synthase family protein: MNGPISQGYKEAEGITKKFAKTFYFASRFLPKEKRLASYSIYAICRISDETVDKAKSENYAKDLDELQETINNAYSQTEQKSSLLLCFRETVKKYEIPKLYFDELISGMRMDLEKSRYRNFEELYKYCYKVAGVVGLMMAKIFKSNNPDSEKYAVNLGVAMQLTNILRDIKEDLNRNRIYLPGDELEKSSVSEGNLNKSIIDENFKHLMEFQINRARQYYADSSIGIKMIGDLKSRFVVLTMRELYSGILKEIERNKFDVFTKRAHVSYFKKIFLILKLIFRGENL, encoded by the coding sequence ATGAATGGTCCAATATCACAAGGATACAAAGAAGCTGAAGGTATCACAAAAAAATTCGCTAAAACTTTTTATTTTGCCTCAAGATTCTTGCCAAAAGAAAAAAGGTTAGCCTCTTATTCTATATATGCGATTTGCCGGATTAGCGACGAAACTGTTGATAAGGCTAAATCTGAAAATTATGCGAAAGACTTGGATGAACTGCAAGAAACAATCAACAATGCTTACTCTCAAACAGAACAAAAATCAAGCCTTCTTCTCTGTTTTCGTGAAACTGTAAAAAAATACGAAATCCCAAAATTATACTTTGATGAGCTGATATCCGGAATGCGTATGGATTTAGAAAAATCCCGTTATCGCAATTTTGAGGAATTATATAAATATTGCTATAAAGTTGCCGGGGTAGTCGGGCTGATGATGGCAAAAATCTTTAAAAGCAACAATCCTGACTCTGAAAAATATGCTGTTAATCTGGGAGTTGCAATGCAGCTAACCAACATCCTTAGAGATATAAAAGAAGACTTGAATAGAAATAGAATCTATTTACCCGGGGATGAATTAGAGAAATCTTCAGTCTCAGAAGGTAATCTCAACAAATCAATCATTGATGAAAATTTTAAACATTTGATGGAATTCCAAATTAACCGTGCAAGGCAATATTATGCAGACTCTTCTATTGGAATTAAAATGATTGGTGATTTAAAAAGCCGTTTTGTGGTTTTAACAATGAGAGAGCTCTATTCTGGGATATTAAAAGAAATAGAAAGAAATAAATTTGATGTTTTTACCAAAAGAGCGCACGTTAGTTATTTTAAGAAAATATTCCTCATTCTAAAACTAATATTTAGGGGAGAAAACTTATGA
- a CDS encoding glycosyltransferase produces the protein MKKLRILIQTDTYAMGGAEKYLMEVLPYLTDHGYEVNLICRDFKVISELRNFFIGLNCPVLSLPKNFLSLTPVHIKKALKLLLSSDVVFINKIYPTKSLLFIISGVLLRKKVVCFEHLPGPVASNNWLRSVILRFLIRLVMFNVECVLCSTVQCKEFCISYYHYPSEKIKVIEHGIDLSRIGDLSIRNNNKLVRIALVGRLCEQKGQLSFIEMVDQLVNKVNEQNFEVEFWGDGELESRIKAQVLEKGLSRYIHLKGRSLNKNEIFEDKDFIVIPSVWEAQCYVLLEAASFKIPAIAFDVGGIKNFITNGVNGVLISPYDKLEFVKAVHSFIRDRDLCKSMGILAYDKVVKDFSKEKMVNKLLTVFKEYE, from the coding sequence ATGAAAAAACTTAGAATCCTTATCCAGACTGATACTTATGCAATGGGGGGAGCTGAAAAGTATTTAATGGAGGTGCTCCCATATTTAACAGATCACGGTTATGAGGTTAATCTTATTTGTAGAGATTTTAAAGTAATATCTGAATTACGTAATTTCTTTATAGGGCTCAATTGTCCAGTTCTTTCTTTGCCTAAAAACTTTTTGAGTTTAACGCCCGTGCATATCAAAAAGGCGTTAAAATTGTTGCTTTCTTCGGACGTAGTCTTTATTAACAAGATTTATCCGACAAAGAGCCTTTTATTTATTATTTCCGGGGTTTTATTAAGAAAGAAAGTTGTTTGTTTCGAACATTTGCCCGGACCGGTTGCATCTAATAATTGGTTAAGGTCAGTAATCTTAAGGTTTTTAATCCGATTAGTGATGTTTAATGTGGAATGTGTTTTGTGTTCTACGGTGCAGTGTAAAGAATTTTGTATTTCTTATTATCATTATCCTTCGGAAAAAATAAAAGTAATAGAGCATGGTATTGACTTGTCAAGGATAGGAGATTTATCAATTCGTAATAACAATAAACTTGTAAGGATTGCTTTGGTCGGAAGGCTATGTGAACAGAAAGGCCAATTAAGTTTTATTGAAATGGTTGATCAGTTAGTTAATAAGGTCAATGAACAAAATTTTGAAGTTGAATTCTGGGGAGATGGAGAGCTAGAAAGTCGCATAAAGGCACAGGTATTAGAGAAGGGGTTATCTAGATATATACATCTTAAAGGCAGGTCTTTAAATAAAAATGAAATATTTGAGGATAAAGATTTTATTGTCATTCCTTCAGTTTGGGAAGCACAATGTTATGTTTTACTGGAAGCTGCTAGTTTTAAGATTCCCGCAATTGCTTTTGATGTGGGAGGAATTAAGAATTTTATTACCAATGGAGTTAATGGTGTTTTGATTAGCCCTTATGATAAGCTAGAGTTCGTGAAGGCTGTACATTCATTTATCAGGGATAGGGATTTATGTAAATCAATGGGGATTTTAGCATACGATAAGGTTGTAAAAGATTTTTCAAAAGAGAAAATGGTCAATAAATTATTAACGGTATTTAAAGAATATGAATAA
- a CDS encoding lycopene cyclase domain-containing protein: MREYTIIAILSIFVTVFLDILLKTKILLRPIFYLFLVAIVFFKFLVNGFLTGKQIVIYNPEYFLGIRIGSIPIEDFLFGFSMVTMAIIFWEYFKAKEGR, encoded by the coding sequence ATGAGAGAATACACAATTATCGCAATACTTTCCATTTTTGTTACCGTTTTTTTAGATATTCTTTTAAAGACTAAGATTTTGCTACGCCCGATCTTTTATCTATTCCTTGTCGCAATCGTATTCTTTAAATTCCTTGTGAATGGTTTCTTAACCGGGAAACAAATAGTTATTTACAATCCGGAATATTTTCTGGGTATTAGAATCGGCTCGATACCAATAGAGGATTTTTTATTTGGCTTTAGTATGGTTACTATGGCGATAATTTTCTGGGAATATTTTAAGGCAAAGGAAGGAAGATGA
- a CDS encoding glycoside hydrolase family 1 protein yields the protein MVKFPQNFLWGAATSSYQVEGNNTNSDWWQWEKDAGKENSGQACRHYELFNQDFDLAKSLNHNAHRLSIEWSRIEPEEGKFSEEELKHYVQVILSLRERNIEPLVTLHHFTNPIWFSKLGGWENKASVDYFLRYCDFVVRSLAKHLHFWITINEPTIYLSHSYLFGVWPPQVKSYLRAKKVSDNLVSAHIRAYRLINEIYKELNLEKPSIGIAQHMQAYVPCTQSFKDKFAAKLRNKLYNFSILNKISRHKAMDFIGLNYYSRQLVELKKWGIGNLVWDACQNNHHPLKKNSLGWDIYPEGIFDLLLMLKKYNLPVTITENGICTLDDSQRWEFIYAHLKNVHQAIEKGVNVAGYLYWSLMDNFEWDKGFGPRFGLIEIDYSTYKRTVRESALKFSQVCKTGILE from the coding sequence ATGGTTAAATTTCCGCAGAATTTCCTATGGGGCGCTGCGACATCCAGCTATCAGGTGGAAGGTAATAATACAAATTCTGATTGGTGGCAATGGGAGAAAGATGCCGGAAAAGAAAATTCCGGGCAGGCTTGCCGTCATTACGAATTATTTAATCAGGATTTTGATCTTGCTAAAAGCCTGAATCACAACGCCCACCGGTTATCCATTGAATGGAGCCGTATTGAGCCAGAGGAGGGTAAGTTCTCCGAAGAAGAATTAAAGCATTATGTTCAGGTCATCCTTTCTTTAAGAGAGCGGAATATTGAGCCGTTAGTTACTCTGCACCATTTTACTAATCCGATTTGGTTTAGCAAACTTGGCGGGTGGGAGAATAAAGCGTCTGTTGATTATTTTTTGCGTTATTGTGATTTTGTAGTGCGTTCATTAGCAAAACATCTTCATTTTTGGATTACCATAAATGAACCTACAATATATTTGTCTCATTCCTATCTTTTCGGAGTTTGGCCCCCGCAGGTAAAGTCGTATTTAAGAGCAAAAAAAGTCTCAGATAATTTAGTTTCAGCGCACATCAGGGCTTACCGGTTAATAAATGAAATTTATAAAGAATTAAATCTTGAAAAGCCGTCTATAGGCATTGCCCAGCATATGCAAGCCTATGTGCCTTGTACGCAGAGCTTTAAAGACAAGTTCGCTGCTAAGCTAAGAAATAAGCTTTATAATTTTTCTATCCTTAATAAAATATCCCGGCATAAGGCTATGGATTTTATCGGTTTAAATTATTACTCGCGGCAGCTAGTGGAATTAAAAAAATGGGGGATTGGTAATTTGGTCTGGGATGCCTGTCAAAATAACCATCATCCGCTTAAGAAAAATTCTCTCGGATGGGACATTTATCCTGAAGGGATTTTTGATTTACTTTTGATGCTTAAAAAATATAATCTTCCGGTAACTATCACAGAAAACGGAATTTGTACTTTGGATGATAGCCAGCGCTGGGAATTTATTTACGCTCACCTAAAAAATGTCCACCAGGCAATAGAAAAAGGTGTTAATGTGGCGGGATATCTTTACTGGTCGCTAATGGATAATTTTGAATGGGATAAAGGTTTTGGCCCGAGGTTTGGATTAATAGAGATTGATTATAGTACTTATAAAAGGACTGTTAGAGAGAGCGCGTTAAAATTTTCCCAAGTTTGTAAAACAGGTATTTTAGAGTGA
- the ispH gene encoding 4-hydroxy-3-methylbut-2-enyl diphosphate reductase has protein sequence MKINLAKSAGFCFGVKRALKIALETATVGKEICMLGDIVHNEDVVKQISKAGVKKIGRLCQGKEKILLIRAHGASLSTINKAKKLGYEIVDATCLMVKEIHKIAQNMEKKGYRIIVIGDKKHDEVMGIVGQLNSKAIVIDGLESIPPTIKKIKKACVVSQSTQNIKKVNQIVDALKLQIKNLKFFNTICVPTKLKQEEIKLMPLQNDVMIIIGSRKSANTRRLYEISKSLNQNSYWINSSKEIKRSWFNGKNSVGVTAGASTPDTTTKKIIEYLRKIG, from the coding sequence ATGAAAATTAATCTTGCTAAATCAGCAGGGTTTTGTTTTGGGGTAAAAAGAGCTTTAAAGATTGCCCTTGAAACCGCCACAGTCGGCAAAGAAATATGTATGCTTGGAGATATAGTACACAATGAAGATGTGGTAAAACAGATTAGCAAAGCCGGGGTAAAAAAAATTGGTAGGCTTTGCCAAGGGAAAGAAAAGATTTTATTGATCCGCGCGCACGGTGCAAGTTTAAGCACAATTAATAAAGCAAAAAAACTTGGATACGAAATCGTTGATGCCACCTGCTTAATGGTTAAAGAAATCCATAAAATCGCGCAGAACATGGAAAAAAAAGGTTACCGCATCATTGTCATCGGAGACAAGAAGCACGACGAAGTGATGGGAATTGTTGGACAGTTAAATTCAAAAGCAATTGTAATAGACGGCCTTGAAAGCATCCCTCCAACAATTAAAAAGATTAAAAAAGCCTGCGTTGTATCGCAATCAACGCAGAATATCAAAAAAGTAAATCAAATAGTTGATGCCCTTAAGCTCCAGATAAAGAACCTTAAGTTTTTTAATACAATATGCGTCCCGACAAAACTAAAACAAGAGGAAATAAAGCTAATGCCCCTTCAAAACGATGTCATGATTATCATCGGATCAAGAAAAAGCGCAAACACAAGAAGGCTTTATGAAATTTCAAAATCGCTTAATCAGAATAGTTACTGGATAAATTCCAGCAAGGAAATAAAACGAAGTTGGTTTAACGGAAAAAATTCGGTCGGAGTTACCGCAGGGGCTTCAACACCTGACACAACTACTAAAAAGATTATAGAATATTTAAGAAAGATAGGCTAA